DNA from Engraulis encrasicolus isolate BLACKSEA-1 unplaced genomic scaffold, IST_EnEncr_1.0 scaffold_1705_np1212, whole genome shotgun sequence:
caGAACCTTAGCAGGACTGTGTACTATAACATACTGTACCTATGAAGAAGACTTGTGTGGGAAGTCCAATACAGATTCACCTATGTACAGCGCAGCGTTTAGACTAACCCATGTCAGGGGCAGTATTTAGACTAGCCCATGTTAGGTGCAGTATTTAGACTAGTCCATGTTAGGTGCCGTATTTAAACAATGATGCCTTTAACCTTTTTGCTTACCCGTTTGAAGTGAGTGGCTGACTGCACCTTGCGAACAGGTTGCATGAGCGCGTCTCGGACCACAATGCTGATGTCAGCGCCAGAGTAGCCGTCCGACTTATTGCCCAGGGTCTTGAAGTCCTCCTCATTCAGCTCATTAGGCGTAGAGCCCAGGTGAAGCTTGAACATTGTGGAGCGAGCATTTTCTTCCGGCAAAGGGATGTAGATGCGCTTCTCAAATCTGAGACAGAAAGACAATTAGGCATGTCTCTGGGGACAAAATGCATACAATATAATAGAAAACATGTTCTCTTTTGTGATCTATAGATATTTATAAGAGGATTGTTAAATGTTTAGTCTAAATAAGTAAAATGAGCAAGTGCTTAAGTTTGTAATGAAAAAGTTTCA
Protein-coding regions in this window:
- the LOC134442478 gene encoding vacuolar protein sorting-associated protein 4B-like — protein: MAREHKPSIIFIDEIDSLCGSRSENESEAARRIKTEFLVQMQGVGNDNEGILVLGATNIPWTLDSAIRRRFEKRIYIPLPEENARSTMFKLHLGSTPNELNEEDFKTLGNKSDGYSGADISIVVRDALMQPVRKVQSATHFKRVSKKVKGIIV